One stretch of Amycolatopsis tolypomycina DNA includes these proteins:
- a CDS encoding amino acid permease — MATKSGLRPELRQRHVRMIALGGIIGASLFIGSGAVIHTVGPAAVLSYAIGGLLVVLVMRMLGEMATAAPALGSFMEYARDSLGGWAGFTIGWLYWYFWVGVVAFEAVAGAKILQAWIPDVPQWVFSLALMLLLTATNLASARSFGETEFWLASIKVATIVVFLVLGTLFVLGLWPDAHFSVGNIGLDGFVANGPFSVVHGVVIVIFSYFGAEIVTIAAAESDQPETAVRKATSTIVWRVIVFYVGSVALLVMITPWRDIPSETSPFAAAFGRFGVPAASTIVSAVVLTAALSVLNSGLYTASRMLFALRRHGWAPAWIADTNARGVPWKAILASTSVGYVAVVMSYVSPDKIFSFIINSAGAVALFVYAIICGSQLRMRRRLEATEPEKLKLRMWGYPWLSWVTLVLTLVVVASMLFVDSDARAQLYLSLVSLAVILGVYALIRRRTSRDSSRVSRD, encoded by the coding sequence TTGGCGACGAAGTCCGGGCTGCGGCCCGAGTTGCGGCAGCGGCACGTCCGGATGATCGCCCTCGGCGGCATCATCGGCGCGAGCCTGTTCATCGGCAGCGGCGCGGTGATCCACACCGTCGGCCCGGCCGCGGTGCTGTCCTACGCCATCGGCGGGCTGCTCGTCGTGCTGGTGATGCGGATGCTCGGCGAGATGGCGACCGCGGCGCCCGCGCTGGGTTCGTTCATGGAGTACGCGCGCGACTCGCTCGGCGGCTGGGCGGGCTTCACCATCGGCTGGCTGTACTGGTACTTCTGGGTCGGCGTGGTCGCGTTCGAGGCGGTCGCGGGCGCGAAGATCCTGCAGGCCTGGATTCCCGACGTGCCGCAGTGGGTGTTCTCGCTGGCCCTGATGCTGCTGCTGACGGCGACGAACCTGGCGTCGGCGCGGTCCTTCGGCGAGACGGAGTTCTGGCTGGCGTCGATCAAGGTCGCCACCATCGTGGTGTTCCTCGTGCTGGGCACGCTGTTCGTGCTCGGGCTCTGGCCGGACGCGCACTTTTCGGTCGGCAACATCGGCCTCGACGGCTTCGTCGCGAACGGGCCGTTTTCGGTGGTGCACGGCGTGGTCATCGTGATCTTCTCGTACTTCGGCGCGGAGATCGTCACGATCGCGGCGGCGGAGTCCGACCAGCCGGAGACGGCGGTCCGCAAGGCGACGTCGACGATCGTCTGGCGGGTCATCGTGTTCTACGTCGGCTCGGTGGCGCTGCTGGTGATGATCACGCCGTGGCGCGACATCCCGAGCGAGACGAGCCCCTTCGCGGCGGCGTTCGGCCGCTTCGGCGTCCCGGCGGCGTCGACGATCGTGTCGGCGGTGGTGCTCACGGCGGCGCTGTCGGTGCTGAATTCGGGGCTGTACACGGCATCCCGCATGCTGTTCGCCCTGCGCCGCCACGGCTGGGCCCCGGCGTGGATCGCGGACACGAACGCGCGCGGCGTCCCCTGGAAGGCGATCCTGGCGTCGACGTCGGTCGGGTACGTGGCGGTGGTGATGAGCTACGTCTCCCCGGACAAGATCTTCTCCTTCATCATCAATTCGGCGGGCGCGGTGGCCCTGTTCGTGTACGCGATCATCTGCGGCTCCCAGCTCCGCATGCGGCGGCGCCTGGAGGCGACGGAGCCGGAGAAGCTGAAGCTGCGGATGTGGGGCTACCCGTGGCTGAGCTGGGTGACGCTGGTCCTGACGCTCGTGGTGGTGGCGTCGATGTTGTTCGTGGACTCCGACGCGCGGGCGCAGCTGTACCTCAGCCTGGTCAGCCTGGCCGTGATCCTGGGCGTCTACGCCCTCATCCGCCGGCGCACCTCCCGTGATTCCTCACGTGTTTCGCGTGATTGA
- the thyX gene encoding FAD-dependent thymidylate synthase encodes MTATVSPRVQLIAKTEFFPPPDVPWSTDADGGEALAEFAGRACYQSWQKPNPATATNAGYLEHIIDVGHLSVLEHGSVTFYITGISRSLTHELIRHRHFSYSQLSQRYVPERDAEFVEPAVIANDPVLHEKFVAATRASVDAYTELLAGLEEKFADVPGATLRRKQARQAARAVLPNATETRIVVTGNYRAWRHFVAMRATEHADVEIRELAVECLRQLQKAAANVFADFTISTLPDGTEIATSPKVLEG; translated from the coding sequence GTGACCGCAACCGTGTCACCCAGAGTGCAGCTGATCGCGAAGACGGAGTTCTTCCCGCCACCGGACGTGCCGTGGTCGACCGACGCCGACGGCGGCGAAGCGCTCGCCGAGTTCGCCGGTCGCGCGTGCTACCAGTCGTGGCAGAAGCCGAACCCGGCCACCGCGACCAACGCCGGCTACCTCGAGCACATCATCGACGTCGGTCACCTGTCGGTGCTGGAGCACGGGTCGGTGACCTTCTACATCACCGGCATCTCCCGGTCGCTGACCCACGAGCTGATCCGGCACCGCCACTTCTCCTACTCCCAGCTCTCGCAGCGGTACGTCCCGGAACGCGACGCCGAGTTCGTCGAGCCGGCGGTGATCGCGAACGACCCGGTGCTGCACGAGAAGTTCGTCGCCGCGACGCGGGCGAGCGTCGACGCCTACACCGAGCTGCTGGCCGGGCTCGAGGAGAAGTTCGCCGACGTCCCGGGCGCGACCCTGCGCCGCAAGCAGGCCCGCCAGGCCGCGCGCGCGGTGCTGCCGAACGCGACCGAGACGCGGATCGTCGTCACGGGCAACTACCGCGCCTGGCGGCACTTCGTCGCGATGCGCGCCACCGAGCACGCGGACGTCGAAATCCGCGAGCTGGCCGTGGAGTGCCTGCGCCAGCTGCAGAAGGCCGCGGCGAACGTGTTCGCGGACTTCACCATCTCGACGTTGCCCGACGGCACGGAAATCGCCACGAGCCCGAAGGTTTTGGAAGGCTGA
- a CDS encoding Nramp family divalent metal transporter, whose protein sequence is MAVTEAVRPRLATRLRTGSALLGPAFVAAIAYVDPGNVASNISAGARYGYLLVWVIVAANLMAVLVQYLSAKLGLVSGMSLPEALRGRLSRPARLAYWAQAEVVAIATDLAEVVGGAIALNLLFDLPLIVGGVITGAVSLTLLAVQDRGGQRTFERVVTGLLLVIAVGFLASLFVEPPSAASTLGGLVPRFDGAGSVLIAAAMLGATVMPHAVYLHSGLARDRHGRPEGLQRRRLLRLTRVDVGLAMLLAGAVNLGMLLLAATNLQGQEGVDSIEGAHGAVASALGPGIALMFAIGLLASGLASASVGAYAGAMIMQGLLHKRIPLVLRRLVTLTPAIVVLALGADPSAALVVSQVVLSFGIPFALVPLIRLTADRSLMGEDTNRRLTTVLASVIAAVIIALNLVLIYLTFAG, encoded by the coding sequence ATGGCTGTGACCGAGGCTGTCCGGCCGAGACTGGCGACGCGCCTGCGCACGGGGTCGGCCCTGCTCGGGCCGGCGTTCGTCGCCGCCATCGCCTACGTCGACCCCGGCAACGTCGCCTCCAACATCAGCGCCGGCGCCCGCTACGGCTACCTGCTGGTCTGGGTGATCGTCGCGGCGAACCTGATGGCGGTGCTGGTGCAGTACCTGTCGGCGAAGCTGGGCCTGGTCAGCGGGATGTCGCTGCCGGAGGCCCTGCGCGGCCGCCTGTCCCGCCCGGCGCGGCTGGCCTACTGGGCGCAGGCGGAGGTCGTCGCCATCGCGACCGACCTGGCCGAGGTGGTCGGCGGCGCGATCGCCCTCAACCTGCTGTTCGACCTCCCGCTCATCGTCGGCGGCGTGATCACGGGGGCGGTGTCGCTGACGCTGCTGGCGGTCCAGGACCGCGGCGGCCAGCGGACGTTCGAGCGGGTGGTCACCGGCCTGCTGCTGGTGATCGCGGTGGGCTTCCTGGCGAGCTTGTTCGTCGAGCCGCCGTCGGCCGCATCGACGTTGGGCGGTCTCGTCCCGCGGTTCGACGGCGCGGGCAGCGTGCTGATCGCGGCGGCGATGCTCGGCGCGACGGTGATGCCGCACGCGGTCTACCTGCATTCCGGCCTGGCTCGCGACCGCCACGGTCGTCCCGAAGGTCTGCAGCGACGTCGCCTGCTGCGCCTGACGCGGGTCGACGTCGGCCTGGCGATGCTGCTGGCGGGCGCGGTGAACCTGGGCATGCTCCTCCTGGCGGCGACGAACCTCCAGGGCCAGGAAGGCGTGGACAGCATCGAGGGCGCGCACGGCGCGGTGGCGTCGGCGCTCGGCCCCGGCATCGCGCTGATGTTCGCGATCGGCCTGCTGGCCTCGGGCCTGGCCTCGGCGTCGGTGGGCGCGTACGCGGGCGCGATGATCATGCAGGGGCTGCTGCACAAGCGGATCCCGCTGGTGCTGCGCCGCCTGGTGACGCTGACGCCGGCGATCGTGGTGCTGGCACTGGGCGCCGACCCGAGCGCGGCGCTGGTGGTGTCGCAGGTGGTGCTGTCGTTCGGGATCCCGTTCGCGCTGGTGCCGTTGATCCGGCTGACAGCGGACCGGTCGCTGATGGGCGAGGACACGAACCGCCGCCTGACGACGGTGCTGGCCTCGGTGATCGCGGCGGTGATCATCGCGCTCAACCTGGTGCTCATTTACCTCACCTTCGCCGGCTGA
- a CDS encoding VWA domain-containing protein: MGRHSDGRRRRLLVPALATVLVLVAGAAAWATVKTVRARPTCEQPAKVLVTASADIAPALSLVARGLGLQCGSVEIQTREATQAAERLALSDGSPRPQVWVPDSTLALRRAHQLGADDVPETGASVASSPVVLAVAADVAKGIGWPDRAPTWAEVLAAPGVVPGMPDPARDAVGAVALLGLRDSVKAAPEPSAAYVATLRRFSANTLGAETDLMARLPGSSDGGGTAAVTAFPASENSLLRHNIEDAKSPLVAVYSTAVPTLDYPFAELGGITPQQRPIVDALRDAVLGDAGADAISKTGLRAAGGQALREHTDDPRVSPQGIRAANLPPAAAVDELLNQWAGINLSARVQVLIDVSGSMNAQVPGTGLDRMQVTMQAAAKAMHLFKPATQLRMLAFSTRLDGDKDYRELLPMAPVAQHLATGALDKLARVRATADGGTGLYDSVLDTYRTARREWEPGRLNLVIVMTDGRNEDPRGISRPEVLAELAKLQDPRRPIPLIGVGIGPDADQAELTQLTSATGGQTFVAPDPAKITDVFFGALSRIAGG, from the coding sequence ATGGGACGTCATTCGGACGGCAGACGACGCCGGCTGCTCGTGCCCGCCCTCGCGACCGTCCTCGTGCTCGTCGCCGGCGCCGCCGCGTGGGCGACCGTGAAGACCGTGCGTGCCCGGCCCACCTGCGAGCAGCCCGCCAAGGTCCTCGTCACCGCGTCGGCGGACATCGCGCCCGCGTTGTCGCTCGTCGCGCGCGGGCTCGGCCTGCAGTGCGGCAGCGTCGAAATCCAGACGCGGGAAGCCACGCAGGCCGCCGAGCGGCTCGCCCTGTCGGACGGCAGCCCGCGGCCGCAGGTCTGGGTGCCGGACTCCACGCTCGCCCTGCGCCGCGCGCACCAGCTCGGTGCCGACGATGTCCCGGAAACCGGGGCGTCGGTGGCGAGCTCGCCGGTGGTGCTCGCCGTCGCCGCGGACGTCGCCAAGGGCATCGGCTGGCCCGACCGGGCGCCCACGTGGGCCGAGGTGCTGGCCGCGCCGGGCGTCGTCCCGGGGATGCCCGACCCCGCGCGTGACGCGGTCGGCGCGGTGGCGCTGCTCGGCTTGCGGGACAGCGTCAAGGCAGCGCCCGAGCCGTCGGCCGCGTACGTGGCGACGCTGCGGCGTTTCTCGGCCAACACGCTCGGCGCCGAGACGGACCTGATGGCGCGGCTGCCGGGGTCGAGCGACGGCGGCGGCACGGCCGCGGTGACGGCGTTCCCGGCGTCGGAGAACTCGTTGCTGCGCCACAACATCGAGGACGCGAAGTCGCCGCTCGTCGCCGTCTACTCGACGGCCGTGCCCACTTTGGACTACCCGTTCGCGGAGCTGGGCGGGATCACACCGCAGCAGCGCCCGATCGTCGACGCGCTGCGCGACGCGGTGCTCGGCGACGCGGGCGCCGACGCGATCTCGAAGACCGGCCTGCGCGCGGCGGGCGGCCAGGCGCTGCGCGAGCACACCGACGACCCGAGGGTGTCGCCGCAGGGCATCCGGGCCGCGAACCTCCCGCCCGCGGCCGCCGTCGACGAGCTGCTCAACCAGTGGGCGGGGATCAACCTGAGCGCGCGGGTGCAGGTGCTGATCGACGTGTCGGGCTCGATGAACGCGCAGGTCCCCGGCACCGGCCTGGACCGCATGCAGGTGACGATGCAGGCGGCGGCGAAGGCGATGCACCTGTTCAAGCCGGCGACCCAGCTGCGGATGCTGGCGTTTTCGACGCGGCTGGACGGCGACAAGGACTACCGCGAGCTGCTGCCGATGGCCCCGGTCGCCCAGCACCTGGCGACGGGCGCCCTGGACAAGCTGGCCCGGGTGCGGGCCACCGCGGACGGCGGCACGGGACTGTACGACAGCGTCCTGGACACCTACCGCACGGCCCGCCGCGAGTGGGAGCCCGGCCGGTTGAACCTGGTGATCGTGATGACGGACGGCCGCAACGAGGACCCGCGCGGCATCTCCCGCCCGGAGGTGCTGGCCGAGCTGGCGAAGCTGCAGGACCCCCGCCGCCCGATCCCGCTGATCGGCGTGGGCATCGGCCCGGACGCGGACCAGGCGGAGCTGACCCAGCTGACGTCGGCGACCGGCGGCCAGACCTTCGTGGCCCCGGACCCGGCGAAGATCACGGACGTGTTTTTCGGGGCCCTGTCCCGGATCGCCGGCGGCTGA
- a CDS encoding ribonuclease J produces the protein MSSLPPGPGPTNAPPALPEGALRVVALGGIGEVGRNMTVFEYGGRLLIVDCGVLFPEDDQPGVDLILPDFRAIEDRLDDIDGLVLTHGHEDHIGAVPFLLRLRPDLPIYGSKFTNALLAAKAKEHRQRPNLIQVREGERRDVGVFNLEFFAVNHSIPDALAVAIRTPAGVVLHTGDIKLDQLPLDGRLTDLAGFSRLGDEGVDLFCVDSTNAEVPGFVMPERDIGPVLDDVVRKVDQRVIVACFASHVHRVQQVLDAAERHGRRIAFVGRSMVRNMGIAAELGLLNVPDGLLVDLDQASNLPESKVLFVSTGSQGEPLSALSRMARGEHRQISIRAGDTVVLASSMIPGNETAVFGVVNGLTRLGANVVHQGNAKVHVSGHASAGELLYLYNAVRPSNVMPVHGEWKHLRANGELAIRTGVAPENVVIAEDGVVVDLVDGKASRTGRVEVGHVYVDGLSVGDVGESTLSDRLVLGEGGFISISVAVDSSTGRAVSSPTVSGRGFSDDPKALAAVVPLVEMELARTEAEGITDTHRIAQAVRRVVGRWVADTYRRRPMIVPTVIPV, from the coding sequence GTGAGCTCACTTCCCCCAGGTCCAGGCCCCACCAACGCCCCGCCCGCACTGCCCGAGGGAGCCCTGCGCGTGGTCGCGCTGGGCGGCATCGGCGAGGTCGGGCGCAACATGACCGTCTTCGAGTACGGCGGCCGGCTGCTCATCGTCGACTGCGGGGTGCTCTTCCCCGAGGACGACCAGCCCGGCGTCGACCTGATCCTGCCCGACTTCCGCGCGATCGAGGACCGCCTCGACGACATCGACGGCCTGGTGCTCACCCACGGGCACGAAGACCACATCGGTGCCGTCCCGTTCCTCCTGCGCCTGCGGCCGGACCTGCCGATCTACGGCTCGAAGTTCACCAACGCCCTGCTCGCGGCCAAGGCCAAGGAGCACCGGCAGCGGCCGAACCTGATCCAGGTCCGCGAGGGCGAGCGCCGCGACGTCGGCGTCTTCAACCTCGAGTTCTTCGCGGTCAACCACTCGATCCCGGACGCCCTCGCGGTCGCGATCCGCACCCCGGCGGGCGTGGTCCTGCACACCGGCGACATCAAGCTCGACCAGCTCCCGCTCGACGGGCGCCTCACCGACCTGGCCGGCTTCTCCCGGCTCGGCGACGAGGGCGTCGACCTGTTCTGCGTCGACTCGACCAACGCCGAGGTGCCCGGGTTCGTCATGCCCGAGCGTGACATCGGCCCGGTGCTCGACGACGTCGTCCGCAAGGTCGACCAGCGTGTCATCGTGGCCTGCTTCGCCAGCCACGTGCACCGCGTCCAGCAGGTCCTCGACGCCGCCGAGCGGCACGGCCGCCGGATCGCCTTCGTCGGCCGGTCGATGGTCCGCAACATGGGGATCGCGGCCGAGCTGGGCCTGCTGAACGTCCCGGACGGCCTGCTCGTCGACCTCGACCAGGCGAGCAACCTGCCGGAGAGCAAGGTCCTGTTCGTCTCCACGGGTTCGCAGGGCGAGCCGCTCTCGGCGCTGTCGCGGATGGCGCGCGGCGAGCACCGGCAGATCTCGATCCGCGCGGGCGACACCGTCGTGCTGGCCAGCTCGATGATCCCGGGCAACGAGACGGCGGTGTTCGGCGTGGTCAACGGCCTGACCCGGCTCGGCGCGAACGTCGTCCACCAGGGCAACGCCAAGGTCCACGTGTCCGGCCACGCGTCGGCGGGGGAACTGCTCTACCTGTACAACGCGGTGCGCCCGAGCAACGTGATGCCGGTGCACGGCGAGTGGAAGCACCTGCGCGCCAACGGCGAGCTGGCGATCCGCACCGGCGTGGCGCCGGAGAACGTGGTCATCGCCGAGGACGGCGTGGTCGTCGACCTGGTCGACGGCAAGGCATCCCGCACCGGCCGCGTCGAGGTGGGGCACGTGTACGTCGACGGCCTGTCGGTCGGCGACGTCGGCGAGTCGACGCTGTCGGACCGGCTGGTCCTCGGCGAGGGCGGGTTCATCTCGATCAGCGTCGCGGTGGACTCCAGCACCGGCCGCGCGGTCAGCAGCCCCACGGTGTCCGGCCGCGGCTTCTCCGACGACCCGAAGGCGCTCGCCGCCGTCGTGCCGCTGGTGGAGATGGAGCTGGCGCGCACGGAGGCCGAGGGCATCACCGACACCCACCGGATCGCCCAGGCGGTCCGCCGGGTGGTGGGCCGCTGGGTGGCCGACACCTACCGCCGCCGCCCGATGATCGTCCCGACGGTCATCCCGGTCTAG
- a CDS encoding serine/threonine-protein kinase, with translation MTDEQTRPYPPQAPAMPGQRVVAGRYLLLGELGRGGMGVVWRAQDQVIGRQVAVKELRLPDAESAAVFSERALREVRTGGRLNDPAIVTVYDVVTDGGTTFIVMELVEAPSLADLVRQRGPMPAAQAAQLGERVLAALQAAHAAGIVHRDVKPANILVAPDGRVKLTDFGIAHAVDDPRLTTSGMIVGSPAFMAPERVEGREAMPASDLWSLGATLFFAVEGAIPFERATTAATLHAIMTEIPYLTRGQGPLAAAILGLLVANPDARLTAAQAQNLLTTAQGTRPTPPHGTAMLGAPAPQPPAKKSHRALWLTAAAVLVVAALVGGFFAGKAFETPTADAQKLPTMTFGLGGQMGVDASSSYLCYNAPVQDGGVISDENSGDCKKSHTVEIYDAGEVIGVTSWSDSDAALAAYPGLAAVTAVAEARCAASFRSSIVPETQREGLKYRALVPTQGQWQSQPDKPSDDPAREFYCILTKADGGPISAPIVTKVK, from the coding sequence GTGACCGACGAACAGACCCGGCCCTATCCGCCGCAGGCGCCTGCCATGCCTGGTCAGCGGGTTGTCGCCGGCCGCTACCTCCTGCTCGGCGAACTCGGCCGCGGGGGGATGGGCGTCGTGTGGCGGGCGCAGGACCAGGTCATCGGGCGGCAGGTCGCCGTCAAGGAACTGCGGCTGCCCGATGCCGAGTCCGCCGCCGTCTTCTCCGAACGCGCCCTCCGCGAGGTCCGCACCGGTGGGCGGCTCAACGACCCCGCGATCGTCACCGTCTACGACGTCGTCACCGACGGCGGGACCACCTTCATCGTCATGGAGCTCGTCGAGGCGCCCAGCCTCGCCGACCTCGTGCGGCAGCGGGGCCCGATGCCCGCCGCGCAGGCCGCGCAGCTGGGGGAGCGGGTGCTCGCCGCGCTGCAGGCCGCCCATGCCGCCGGGATCGTGCACCGGGACGTCAAGCCCGCGAACATCCTCGTCGCGCCGGACGGCCGCGTGAAGCTCACCGACTTCGGCATCGCCCACGCCGTCGACGACCCGCGGCTGACCACCAGCGGCATGATCGTCGGCTCGCCCGCCTTCATGGCGCCGGAACGCGTCGAGGGCCGGGAAGCCATGCCCGCGTCCGACCTGTGGTCCCTCGGCGCGACGCTGTTCTTCGCCGTCGAAGGCGCCATCCCGTTCGAGCGGGCGACCACCGCCGCGACGCTGCACGCGATCATGACCGAGATCCCGTACCTCACCCGCGGCCAGGGCCCGCTCGCCGCGGCGATCCTCGGCCTGCTCGTCGCCAACCCCGACGCGCGGCTCACCGCCGCCCAGGCGCAGAACCTGCTGACCACGGCGCAGGGCACGCGGCCCACCCCGCCCCACGGCACCGCGATGCTCGGCGCCCCCGCGCCGCAGCCGCCCGCGAAGAAGTCCCACCGCGCGCTCTGGCTCACGGCCGCCGCGGTGCTCGTTGTGGCCGCCCTGGTCGGCGGCTTCTTCGCCGGCAAGGCCTTCGAGACCCCCACGGCGGACGCCCAGAAGCTGCCGACCATGACGTTCGGCCTCGGCGGGCAGATGGGCGTGGACGCCAGTTCCAGCTACCTCTGCTACAACGCCCCGGTCCAGGACGGCGGCGTCATCAGCGACGAGAACAGCGGCGACTGCAAGAAGAGCCACACCGTCGAGATCTACGACGCCGGGGAGGTCATCGGCGTCACGAGCTGGTCCGACAGCGATGCGGCGCTCGCCGCCTACCCGGGCCTGGCCGCCGTCACCGCGGTCGCCGAAGCCCGCTGCGCGGCCTCGTTCCGCTCGTCGATCGTCCCGGAGACCCAGCGCGAGGGTCTCAAGTACCGGGCGCTCGTGCCGACCCAGGGCCAGTGGCAGAGCCAGCCCGACAAGCCGAGCGACGACCCGGCACGCGAGTTCTACTGCATCCTCACCAAGGCCGACGGCGGGCCCATCTCCGCGCCGATCGTGACCAAGGTCAAGTAG
- a CDS encoding ACT domain-containing protein, whose protein sequence is MKRLAIDVRPGEYAVVRLPADAAVPAELFEPGEAFVSVTRTPEELSVICPAGREPGGATAAEDGWRLLSVRGPLEFTLTGIIAALASELAAAGVALFSMSTYDTDHILVRGTDLDHAVTALRESGHEVAHG, encoded by the coding sequence ATGAAGCGACTCGCGATCGATGTCCGGCCCGGCGAGTACGCCGTGGTGCGGCTGCCCGCCGACGCCGCGGTGCCCGCCGAGCTGTTCGAGCCCGGCGAAGCGTTCGTGTCGGTGACGCGGACGCCCGAAGAACTGTCCGTCATCTGCCCGGCGGGCCGCGAGCCCGGCGGGGCCACGGCGGCCGAGGACGGCTGGCGGCTGCTGTCGGTGCGCGGCCCGCTGGAGTTCACGCTCACCGGCATCATCGCGGCGCTGGCCTCGGAGCTGGCCGCGGCCGGGGTGGCGCTGTTCTCGATGTCGACGTACGACACCGACCACATCCTGGTCCGTGGCACCGACCTCGACCACGCGGTCACGGCGTTGCGCGAGTCGGGCCACGAGGTCGCCCACGGCTGA
- a CDS encoding EamA family transporter, with the protein MTTELPVVAPPRVAHRGRGTSYVLLAALFFSTSGTLGKATMSAGITPQQVAAARIALAGLVLLAVVAVVAPRKLRVRRADLPVLAGYGLLGVAGVQLLYFVAAGRIPVGIAILLEFVSPVLIALWVRFVRRHRLPRAVWGGITLAMIGLALVAQVWEGVTLDGLGLLAGFGAALCSAAYFLLGERAVAGVEPLGLVTWGMVIGAVAISFVAPPWTWPAGLLGVPVGFGTWHPPVWLLLTLLVLVATVLAYACGISALRHLPASVASVLGLVEPVITTVAAWVLLGEQLAWPQLLGSAILLGGAYVVQRNSEILTT; encoded by the coding sequence GTGACCACCGAACTGCCCGTCGTCGCGCCACCCCGGGTGGCCCACCGCGGCCGCGGCACCTCCTACGTCCTGCTCGCCGCGCTGTTCTTCAGCACCTCCGGCACCCTCGGCAAGGCCACGATGTCGGCCGGCATCACCCCGCAGCAGGTGGCCGCCGCGCGGATCGCGCTGGCCGGGCTCGTGCTGCTCGCCGTCGTCGCCGTGGTGGCGCCGCGGAAGCTGCGGGTGCGCCGGGCGGACCTGCCCGTGCTGGCCGGCTACGGCCTGCTCGGCGTGGCCGGCGTGCAGCTGCTCTACTTCGTCGCCGCGGGCCGGATCCCGGTCGGGATCGCCATCCTGCTGGAGTTCGTCTCGCCCGTGCTCATCGCGCTGTGGGTGCGGTTCGTGCGGCGGCACCGGCTGCCGCGGGCGGTCTGGGGCGGCATCACGCTGGCCATGATCGGCCTCGCGCTCGTCGCCCAGGTCTGGGAGGGCGTCACCCTCGACGGGCTCGGCCTGCTCGCCGGCTTCGGCGCCGCGCTGTGCTCGGCGGCCTACTTCCTGCTCGGCGAACGCGCGGTGGCCGGCGTCGAGCCGCTGGGCCTGGTCACCTGGGGCATGGTGATCGGCGCGGTCGCGATCAGCTTCGTCGCGCCGCCGTGGACGTGGCCGGCCGGGCTGCTCGGCGTCCCGGTCGGATTCGGGACCTGGCACCCGCCGGTGTGGCTGCTGCTGACCCTGCTGGTGCTCGTGGCGACGGTCCTCGCCTACGCCTGCGGCATTTCCGCGCTGCGGCACCTGCCCGCGTCCGTGGCGAGCGTGCTCGGGCTGGTCGAACCGGTGATCACGACGGTCGCGGCGTGGGTGCTGCTCGGCGAGCAGCTCGCCTGGCCGCAGCTGCTGGGGTCGGCGATCCTGCTGGGCGGCGCGTACGTCGTGCAGCGGAACTCGGAGATCCTCACCACCTGA
- the dapA gene encoding 4-hydroxy-tetrahydrodipicolinate synthase encodes MSNPPTAAPGRPFGRVLTAMATPFDADGALDLKRAQELAEHLVELGNDGLVVNGTTGESPTTSDAEKQQLVRAVVEAVGDRATVVAGAGTNNTAHSIEQAKQAEEAGAHGLLVVTPYYSRPSQAGLYAHFTTVADSTGLPVLLYDIPPRSVVPIEVDTLLRLAEHPRIVAVKDAKGDLIAGSEVIANTHLAYYSGDDGLNLPWISVGGVGVVSVIGHVVAGRIRAMIDAYENGDTSTARTNHRAMLPVLRAMSRVGGVAFSKAALRLRGFDIGDPRLPIVAPTPEQTALIAADLAQGGVPLGDTAAQDWHGERVAQADSRAAYVAPTSHTSVGTLPR; translated from the coding sequence ATGTCCAACCCACCTACCGCAGCGCCCGGACGGCCGTTCGGGCGCGTGCTCACCGCGATGGCCACCCCGTTCGACGCCGACGGCGCGCTGGACCTGAAGCGGGCGCAGGAGCTGGCCGAGCACCTCGTGGAGCTGGGGAACGACGGCCTCGTGGTCAACGGCACCACCGGCGAGAGCCCGACCACGAGCGACGCGGAGAAGCAGCAGCTCGTCCGCGCTGTCGTCGAGGCCGTTGGCGACCGCGCGACCGTCGTGGCCGGCGCGGGCACCAACAACACCGCGCACAGCATCGAGCAGGCCAAGCAGGCCGAAGAGGCGGGGGCGCACGGCCTGCTGGTCGTCACCCCGTACTACTCGCGGCCCAGCCAGGCCGGGCTGTACGCGCACTTCACCACCGTCGCCGACAGCACCGGCCTGCCCGTGCTGCTCTACGACATCCCGCCGCGCTCGGTCGTCCCGATCGAGGTCGACACGCTGCTGCGGCTGGCCGAGCACCCGCGGATCGTCGCGGTCAAGGACGCCAAGGGCGACCTCATCGCCGGCTCCGAGGTCATCGCCAACACCCACCTCGCCTACTACTCCGGCGACGACGGCCTGAACCTGCCGTGGATCTCCGTCGGCGGCGTCGGCGTGGTGAGTGTGATCGGTCACGTCGTCGCGGGCCGGATCCGCGCCATGATCGACGCCTACGAGAACGGCGACACCTCCACCGCGCGCACCAACCACCGCGCCATGCTTCCCGTGCTCCGCGCGATGTCGCGGGTCGGCGGGGTCGCCTTCAGCAAGGCGGCGCTGCGGCTGCGCGGCTTCGACATCGGCGACCCGCGGCTGCCGATCGTCGCGCCGACCCCCGAGCAGACGGCCCTGATCGCCGCTGATCTTGCCCAGGGCGGCGTGCCGCTGGGCGACACGGCGGCCCAGGACTGGCATGGTGAGCGGGTGGCACAAGCAGATTCGCGAGCGGCCTACGTGGCGCCGACCTCGCACACCAGCGTTGGGACCCTGCCTCGGTGA